The genome window AAGGCGCTGATCATGACGAAGGTCAGTGGGTCCATCAGGTGACCTCATCTGCTGGGCTCATGGAGCCTTACAAAGATATGACTCATCTTCCTTCGAGAAGGCAGACGAAGCCGAAGACCCTGCCTCGCCCGGGCTCGTCCTGTCAAGGGTCTGCGGGCTGCGGTCTAGCCGCTCCGCCCTGCGATCGGGTCACGCGGACTGCGCCCTTGACTGCGCGCGGGGCTGCGCGGAGGTGGTGGCTATGGCGGCATCAGAGGGCCCTGCTGCCGCCGCGCATCAACTTTCGTCACGGTCCGGCATCAGGCATCCTGCCGCAAGGGACAATGCACTAAATCTTCTCCCGACGGAGCCGTCGAGGAAAGTGCCGTAGCCTTGGTGGCGGTAGCTGTTGAGTGGGAGGTGATCCAGATGCGGCGTCGCGGGGCCAGGTCCGTCCAGGCGATGCTCGTCCTGGTCATCAGTGTCCTGATGATGGCGTCTACAGGATCCTTGGCCACCGGCGACGAGGTGACCGTTCGCGACAACCTTCGCCGCGACGCGGGCGGGCCCCTCGATCTCGCTGCCGTCTCCCACGGACACCGCGGGGCGCGACTGGTTCACACGTTACGCACCTACGAGCCCTGGAGGGGGCGTTGGTTGCGCGGCAGGACCAACAACATCCAACTGACGTTCGACCGTCAGGATGGAGGTCAGCACAGAGTCGAACGTGTCCTAGCCGTGGACTACTTCGAGGGTGAACTCATCGCCCGCATGCTGAACGTGACGGGCGACCGTATCCGAGTGGTGGGCTACGCCAAGATCGAGCGGCCCCATAGAAGGATCCTCACCTTGGTGTTCCCGCAGCGGCTCCTCAAACGTCGAGAATTCGACGCGTACAGATGGGGTGCCTACGTTTTCTACGCCGGTCCCGGGTGCGAGTCTTACTGCGGCGACGAGATCCCTAGAAGCGGCGCCCCGAGGATCCTGCACGACCTGGCGTCCTAGGTAGCCTCCCGCTCGGTGTCCGGGCCTCCGCTCCAGCGGCTGCGCCCTCCGATCCGCTCACGCGGACTCCGCCCTTGACAGCGCTCCGGGCTCCGCGCAAATGCTGCTATCGCAGGTGGACCCTGCTGCCGCGTGTTCCTGATGGTCGCTTGACCTGTTTGTCCCGCGGGTTCAGGGGGTGGGGCTTCGCCCACTTGGCGGTCTCCGCTATAGGCAGTACATCGAACGTTGCGCGCCTTTCCTGCATGGGATTGACGCTGGTTGATCGCGGTTTTTCCTCCGGGCGTGGGATTTCTGTGGGATTTCGATGAGGTGCGGCCCTCGAGCGGGAGTCGCGGAATCACAAAAGGCCCCCGAACCAGGGCCTTTAGGTGGTGGGGCGTACTGGGATTGAACCAGTGACCTCTTGCGTGTCGATTACTTCCGCATTAGCTATGTGCTAGCCGGACTTCTACGCCTGAACCTCTGAGCTAAAAGACGAAAGTTATGTGCTCGGTTTCGAGAGTCTTCCCGCCAGGTCTTCCAAGAAGGCCCTTGTTCGCTGTGTGTGTCGCCCGCCGAAGCCCTTCGGATCCGCGATGGGTAACGAAATCTCCGTGCCGAATCGACCCGCGGCAGTGGGGAGACGAAGAGTTCCTGTGAAAGCTCGGTCACTCATCTCACGGACATCTTCGTCGCGGCTCCAACCGGAGCGTTCAAGTCGGTACTCAACGACCAGGTCGTGCAGCGGGACCGACGACACCATGAAGGTTTCCACCTCATCGTCCCGATGCGGCCCGGTGAATTCGACGCTGATGATGTTCAGTCGGCTTCCGCGAACCAGCAGAGCCAGTGCCCCTGTGAGGGCCTTTCCGTCCCCAAACAAGGGCTCTACATAAGCCGCATCGACTTCATCAGGGACGAAGCTGATCGCCTCGCTCAGAACCTTCTCTAGGAACGGGTAGCCCGCGGCTGCCGTGAACTCCGACGACTCCATTCGGGTGAGGCTAACCCCAGGTGGAAAACCATCGGAACGGTGAGAGGTGCATGATTGGAGAGAATGACTCAGCGCGACGAAGAGGAGATCCCGCCGCCCTCGCCTGAGTTGCTTCTCGCGCTGCGAGTCATCCCCAAGGTCGGGGACGCTCTCGCGACCTACGTAGTTGAGCGCCACCAGCGACGTTTGGCTAGGGCCGGCGAAGTCATCAGCTCAGCGGCTCAACTCACGGGCAAGGAGCCAGAGCAGTTCGTCCAGGATGTAAGCCAAAACGAACGCTCGCTGGATCTGCTTCATGACGTCATCGAAGCGAGCGCACGGTCACGACTCGAAACCAAGCGGCAGGCGTTAGCGCGTGTGTTAGCGCGTGCACTCGAGGGCGACGATGCCTCCATGGACGATGCCGAGATGCTGCTTGCAACTCTCGCCCATCTCGAGCCCGTACACATCAGAGTGATGGCTGGGATGTTCAGCGTGGTCGGTGGACGACGTCACGCATTTCCGTTGAAGGAAACCTCGATTGCTCATAAGGCGACTCTCGAAGGGTCTGTCGTGGAGGCCGCTCTCCTTCAGTTGCAAGCCTGGGGCGTCGTGTCATCTGAAATGGACCTTCAGCGCGTCCTTGAACGACGCTCCGAGGGCAGGGGTGCCCCATGGGATTACGACCCCAATTTCAGTCTCACCCGACATGGGTTAGCGATAGCCGACCTACTGGAAGAACCCGAACAGGACGAAACTTAGCGTCGTCCAAACTGCCGCTCACCTGCTGGTCTGAAATCCACCGGGAAACTGTCGCAGGCTAGGAGTATCGTCCTCGGCAGGTCTAGCGCGACGGCGCGAAAAGGGGCACTCCACCCCCTGGCCTGCCACTCACAGGAGAACCGGAAAGGAGATCCGGTATGGCAGAGCCGTATCCAGGCGGTGTCTGGGAAGCCCTTCAGCAAGCCGTCGTGCTCGCAGCAACGAAGCCCATCCCCACGGAGGCGGATGGTCCCGTGCTCCGCTGCACCTGTTTGTTCGCGTGCAAGGTCCCCCGGTCTAGCAACGAGATTCCGATCTGGTGTCCCGAGTGCAGGGGCGACTTCAATTGAGTCGGCGACGGCCACGCCGGGTTTCAGCAGCGCCTCTTCATGACGAGATTCGCCGCAGACAGCGCAGCGGCCTTAGCCTCAGCGACCTCGAGGCACAACTTGAAGTTCGACGGCGCTCGGTTGAGCGGCTGCTCGAGATGGCTTCCGTGACAGTGGCCTGCGCCGACAACTGGGCTTGCCGCCTCGGGTCGCACATCGAGGTGCTGTGGCCGGAAGAATTCAGCGAACCCGCTGAAGTCGAGTCATCACCCAGCAAACGAAAGCAACGAACAAGGAAGACCAAACGGATTCAGGTCTGGGTGGACGATGCCCAACGGCAGCGGATGAACACAACTGCCTAAAGCTCGGGAGTCCCTCCTCTGCGGTCTCACCTTCCCGTAGTCCAGGGGCTTCATCTTCCCGCTCGATTGAGAGACTTGAAGAACGCGACTAGCCCGCTGATAGGTAACACGACGAACCAAACAAAGACCGCTAACCACTCGTTGACGTGGTCTGAGATCAGGGTCCCGAGAAAAAAGACAGCAACCATCGTTGCGAGTGCCACTAGCACTGCTTTGACCAGCACGTATACAAAGGCGTGACCAAACCTTGCGACCTTGCGACCGAACGATGGCTGTCTATCTTTGTCACTCATCCCGCGTCCCGGTTCGGAAAGAGATACTGAGTCACAACCAGGACCACGCCGATCACCTCGACAACCGTCGAGACCAACCACACATGCATGACTGACGACGCGACGTTCCAACCCACACCGAAGAACCCGTAAAAGAAGAATCCAAGGTCAGCAACGACGAGCTGCGCGATCATGATTGTCAGGAGCCAGTTGCCGTACTTCTCTTTGAGCTCTAGGTCGGTCTTCGCACTTGCGGCCCGAGTCTGTTCCAGACTCGTCTTCGGGTCAGCCCCGCGCTTGCTGCGGGCTATGGCCTCTACCGCTGAAGGATCAGGCCCCTCAGGATCACTAGACACTTTGGAGGCCGAGGTTCAGAAGGCGGTACTGCATCGCCTCCTGCGACACATCGAACGTTAGGGCCAGGTCGGTCGGCGATTGCGTCTTACGAAGTTCCTCGACCAGCGCCGCCGGCATCAGTAGCGCCGCCGCGAAGGAGTTCGCGTAGATCTCCTCGATGTCCACTCCCTGAGCCGAGAGCACATCTCGCCGGTCTAGGTGTGTGTACTGGTCGTAGTCACTGATGTTGGAATAGACCGTGTCCGACCGGCGCACGAAGTGGCCTATCTCGTGAGCGCAGCTGAAGCGCTTGCGATTGGGACTGTCGATCGCGTTTAAGAGGATCGTCGGGTCCTGACCCGCTTCTTTCACGAGAGCTCCGAAGACATCCTGCCCAAGCTCAGCGTCGTAGACGTCGATGCCGAGACTTCGGGCTATCCGGATGGGATCCACCGGCAGCTTCGGGTTGTCCCCGTGCCAGGGCCATACGTCCCTCAAGAGACGATTCGCAGCTCGCTCGGCCTCTTGCTGTATCGCCATATCCGTTGACCTTACTAGGGGGAGGTTCATCTCAGGGCGAACGATAGCCAGCGGATACGTCAAGTTTCTATGCGCTCACTGAGCTATGTGCAAGCATCTAGAGGGAGATCGGAGAAAGAAAAAACCCCCTGTGACCAGGGGGTTTGGTGTTCTCGTGGGGCGTACTGGGATTGAACCAGTGACCTCTTGCGTGTCGAGCAAGCGCTCTCCCGCTGAGCTAACGCCCCGTTGTTACAGCGGAGTCGGCATCTTATCAACCGCCACAGACAGGCTTTGGGACGTGATTCCCGCTGGGCGGGAAACGTTCCCAAAGACCGCCCTGGCGGCGTCAGCGTGACCCCGTCGCCACGGGGACGCCGAAGACATCGCTGCGGCTGCCACGGTGAAGGTTCGATGGATCGGATCGAGGCGGCGAGCGGAATCGAACCGCTGTACAGGGCTTTGCAGGCCCTTGCCTAAACCACTCGGCCACGCCGCCTGGGGGTTCGCGCAGGATAACGCCGCGGCCCGCGAGGACCTTCCTCATATGCTTCCGCCACACCCACAGGAAAAGGAGAAGAAGTGACAGCTCTAGCCCACGCCGTCACCCACGCACGCACCACCCGATCG of Actinomycetota bacterium contains these proteins:
- a CDS encoding ImmA/IrrE family metallo-endopeptidase, which translates into the protein MAIQQEAERAANRLLRDVWPWHGDNPKLPVDPIRIARSLGIDVYDAELGQDVFGALVKEAGQDPTILLNAIDSPNRKRFSCAHEIGHFVRRSDTVYSNISDYDQYTHLDRRDVLSAQGVDIEEIYANSFAAALLMPAALVEELRKTQSPTDLALTFDVSQEAMQYRLLNLGLQSV